In Arctopsyche grandis isolate Sample6627 chromosome 13, ASM5162203v2, whole genome shotgun sequence, one DNA window encodes the following:
- the LOC143920732 gene encoding uncharacterized protein LOC143920732, with protein sequence MAPPAAPPAKAAALLLDIEGTTTSISFVKDVLFPYATENVNKFLEASWDEANVQEAVEGMRQQATKDVESKVDGAVPIPDKDSAKVEQIEAVSKSLKWLVSIDSKNTHFKEVSGLIWKKGYEDGQIKGHVYDDVPLALQRWKEAGLKVYIYSSGSVNAQKLLMKYSSAGDLQPKIDEYFDTNVGQKREASSYKNILDKISTNPEDTIFFTDIAEEADAASESGINAILLAREGNAPLETKAKEKYLVIESFKELTFTASPVKRKQTPTAEDEKDLPPAKIAKTTDDSVETKTSETVAVTENGKKEDTPMEVDVEPVKEADKPEIKTNGTVEETVDKPAEKEAVVGTPVVTEEDKAMEVEESESVEVKPVEVSQCDSIIEPIETEKKTEESKTDDVVVSDKDQVPQIMETESKIEEKADTKEKTEEPVEIVSEKTEPKVVEEVKADDATETKVIAETVKESAKVETTKEVPVVESSEEKKVADKETEEKPTVEAEPIKEVSNTEPVLPPIVEETAEIDIMVNDDDLPEVAAVPPIATDNVDDAKLNELLGKEGVALEKECEAMLSKVKQVTNLEKVVDKPHVEDKPHVADKPHVEDKPLVEDKPLVEDKPLIEDKPQVADKPQVTDKPQVADKPQVADKPQVTDKPQVADKPQVASSEKEPEITNGHKTIVDELVSTVKTAEVVPELPATETAVEATEPVAKEASVTVPEKEATENGTKATNGKSETNGDSAKSNGKTNEAPEVNGQSSDHKEKTNGASIESADTEIVVKKLATEDKSVEQLVDT encoded by the exons ATGGCCCCCCCCGCGGCCCCTCCCGCCAAAGCCGCCGCCCTGCTTCTGGACATCGAAGGCACCACCACTTCAATCTCCTTCGTCAAG GACGTCCTATTTCCTTATGCAACAGAAAATGTCAACAAATTCCTGGAGGCATCTTGGGACGAGGCGAATGTTCAAGAGGCCGTTGAAGGGATGAGACAACAGGCCACCAAAGACGTTGAATCTAAAGTCGACGGCGCCGTGCCAATTCCAGATAAa gacTCGGCAAAAGTAGAACAGATCGAAGCCGTTAGCAAGAGTCTCAAGTGGCTCGTATCCATCGATAGTAAAAACACGCATTTCAAGGAGGTTTCGGGTCTCATCTGGAAAAAAGGCTACGAAGACGGCCAAATAAAAGGACA TGTCTACGATGATGTGCCACTCGCTCTTCAGAGGTGGAAGGAGGCGGGCCTTAAAGTCTATATCTACTCCTCGGGGTCGGTGAATGCACAGAAGTTGCTCATGAAGTATTCTTCGGCTGGCGATTTACAGCCAAAGATCGACGAGTATTTTGATACTAATGTCGGACAGAAGAGAGAGGCTTCAAGCTATAAGAATATTCTTGATAAAATTTCTACAAATCCTGAAGACACCATATTTTTCACGGATATTGCCgaag AGGCTGATGCAGCCAGCGAGAGCGGCATTAATGCCATATTATTGGCCAGAGAAGGGAATGCACCCCTAGAAACAAAAGCAAAGGAGAAATATCTCGTTATCGAATCGTTCAAAGAATTAACTTTCACCGCCTCTCCTGTCAAACGGAAACAAACGCCGACAGCTGAAGATGAAAAG GATTTGCCTCCTGCTAAAATAGCCAAAACGACAGACGATAGCGTAGAAACTAAAACTAGCGAAACAGTTGCTGTTACAGAGAACGGCAAAAAAGAAGACACCCCGATGGAGGTCGATGTAGAACCCGTAAAGGAAGCTGACAAAcctgaaattaaaacaaatggCACAGTAGAAGAAACGGTTGACAAACCTGCCGAAAAGGAGGCAGTCGTCGGAACACCCGTCGTCACCGAAGAAGATAAGGCAATGGAAGTCGAAGAGAGCGAGAGTGTAGAAGTAAAACCCGTTGAGGTTTCACAATGTGATAGTATTATAGAACCGATCGagactgaaaaaaaaacggaagaATCAAAGACTGACGACGTAGTAGTTAGCGATAAGGACCAAGTGCCACAGATTATGGAGACTGAAAGTAAAATTGAAGAGAAGGCCGATACTAAGGAAAAAACTGAAGAGCCAGTTGAAATTGTATCCGAAAAGACTGAACCGAAAGTTGTCGAAGAGGTGAAAGCAGATGACGCGACCGAAACTAAAGTCATTGCAGAGACGGTGAAAGAGAGTGCCAAAGTGGAGACCACTAAAGAAGTTCCAGTCGTCGAATCGTCAGAAGAGAAAAAGGTAGCCGATAAAGAAACCGAGGAAAAGCCGACCGTAGAGGCTGAACCAATAAAAGAAGTATCAAACACAGAACCAGTATTGCCCCCTATTGTAGAAGAAACAGCCGAAATAGACATCATGGTCAACGACGATGATTTACCAGAAGTTGCCGCCGTGCCCCCAATCGCTACCGACAACGTAGACGATGCTAAACTTAACGAACTCCTCGGCAAAGAAGGCGTAGCTTTAGAGAAAGAATGCGAAGCGATGCTTTCCAAAGTCAAACAGGTTACAAATTTAGAAAAAGTCGTTGACAAACCGCACGTGGAAGACAAACCACACGTCGCAGACAAACCCCACGTGGAAGACAAACCCCTCGTCGAAGACAAACCCCTCGTCGAAGACAAACCCCTCATCGAAGACAAACCCCAAGTTGCAGACAAACCACAAGTCACAGACAAACCACAAGTCGCAGACAAACCACAAGTCGCAGACAAACCACAAGTCACAGACAAACCACAAGTCGCAGACAAACCACAAGTCGCAAGCAGTGAAAAGGAACCCGAAATAACAAACGGCCACAAGACGATCGTCGATGAATTAGTCAGCACGGTGAAGACCGCCGAGGTTGTGCCGGAGTTGCCAGCGACGGAGACTGCCGTAGAAGCCACCGAACCGGTAGCGAAAGAAGCTTCAGTGACGGTTCCGGAAAAAGAGGCGACGGAGAACGGAACTAAAGCGACCAACGGGAAATCGGAGACCAATGGAGACTCGGCAAAGTCCAACGGCAAGACGAACGAGGCGCCCGAAGTGAACGGCCAGAGTTCGGACCACAAGGAGAAGACAAACGGTGCTTCAATAGAATCTGCAGATACTGAAATCGTAGTGAAAAAATTGGCGACCGAAGATAAAAGCGTCGAACAGCTCGTCGATACGTAA